The Candidatus Acidulodesulfobacterium acidiphilum genome includes a window with the following:
- a CDS encoding 4Fe-4S dicluster domain-containing protein — translation MKVNVERCIGCMSCEVSCKKEHNLPVGPRRMRVIQVGPYFIKKGQLKTVYLPMNCFHCDDAACVKACPTGSMQKRADGIVFNDPNTCIGCKSCIHACPFGSPQFNEATGKVTKCDYCKHRIDVGLLPACVTLCSTDALWFGNINRISTIDREKTARKLTEHLFGFVAPNPSQMGTSNANDTDNEVKVG, via the coding sequence TATCTTGTAAAAAAGAACACAATCTTCCCGTTGGGCCCCGCAGAATGAGGGTTATACAGGTTGGACCATATTTTATTAAAAAAGGACAACTAAAAACGGTTTATCTTCCCATGAACTGTTTTCACTGCGACGATGCGGCATGCGTAAAAGCCTGTCCGACAGGTTCTATGCAGAAAAGAGCAGACGGTATCGTATTTAACGACCCTAATACCTGCATAGGCTGTAAATCTTGCATACACGCTTGTCCTTTCGGTTCTCCTCAGTTTAACGAAGCGACCGGAAAGGTAACGAAATGCGATTACTGCAAACACAGAATCGACGTCGGACTTTTACCTGCATGCGTAACTTTGTGTTCGACCGATGCATTATGGTTCGGTAATATAAACAGAATATCGACTATCGACAGAGAAAAGACCGCCAGAAAATTAACGGAACATTTATTCGGTTTTGTCGCTCCTAATCCAAGCCAAATGGGAACGTCTAATGCAAACGACACCGATAACGAGGTTAAAGTCGGATAA